From the genome of Winogradskyella forsetii, one region includes:
- a CDS encoding ATP-dependent helicase — MEKYLSQLNDAQLAPTLQVDGPMIIIAGAGSGKTRVLTYRIAYLMSKGVDSFNILALTFTNKAAKEMKGRIADIVGDSEAKNLWMGTFHSVFAKILRFEGHHLGFPSNFTIYDTQDSQKLMGAIIKEMGLDKDIYKTKQVYSRISSYKNSLVTVKAYFRNPELMEADAMARRPKMGEIYKEYVERCFKAGAMDFDDLLLRTNELLTRFPNVLAQYQNKFRYILVDEYQDTNHSQYLIVRALADRFQNICVVGDDAQSIYAFRGANINNILNFQKDYDDVKMYRLEQNYRSTKNIVGAANSVIEHNKTKLDKIVWTANDVGEKVIVHRAMTDGDEGRYVASTIWETKMNNQLHNSDFALLYRTNAQSRAIEDALRKRDIPYRIYGGLSFYQRKEIKDVTAYLRLILNSADEEALKRVINYPARGIGQTTVDRLIVAANATGKTIYEVIKDIDSIAININNGTKNKLRDFVTLIESYKVMNQTANAFDLAEHVTKTSGLIRELGKDGTPEGVTKLDNVQELLNGIKDFVEGQMELADAGDSLAEFLEDVALATDLDADKGDPDHVALMTIHLAKGLEFGHVFIVGMEEDLFPSAMSMNTRSELEEERRLFYVALTRAERQAYLTYTLSRYRWGKLIDAEPSRFIEEIDDEFVNITTPLKERFNPMLDASIFGDIEPNRVRFAKPKTAKMSKKKTKTKPENFEISAPKKMKPVRKTKSSASANLFDSKLTVSDVVNHQRFGRGEVIKLEGKGADAKAEIKFQNGDTKKLLLRFAKLDILNTK; from the coding sequence TTGGAAAAGTATCTCAGTCAACTTAATGACGCACAATTAGCACCTACATTACAGGTCGATGGCCCAATGATTATCATTGCTGGTGCAGGTTCTGGTAAAACCCGTGTGCTGACTTATCGTATTGCTTATTTAATGAGTAAGGGTGTGGATTCCTTTAATATTTTGGCTTTAACCTTTACTAATAAAGCGGCTAAGGAAATGAAAGGGAGAATCGCTGATATTGTTGGCGATAGTGAAGCTAAGAACCTTTGGATGGGAACCTTTCACTCTGTTTTTGCCAAGATTCTACGTTTTGAAGGGCATCATTTGGGCTTCCCAAGTAATTTTACCATTTACGATACTCAAGATTCACAGAAATTAATGGGTGCCATTATTAAAGAAATGGGGCTCGATAAGGATATTTATAAAACGAAACAGGTGTACAGCCGCATCTCATCTTATAAAAATAGTCTCGTTACTGTAAAAGCGTATTTTAGGAACCCAGAACTTATGGAAGCCGATGCTATGGCAAGGCGACCAAAAATGGGAGAAATCTATAAAGAATATGTGGAGCGCTGCTTTAAAGCAGGCGCCATGGATTTTGATGATTTATTGTTAAGGACCAATGAACTGTTAACCCGTTTTCCTAATGTGTTGGCACAGTACCAAAATAAGTTCCGCTATATTTTGGTCGATGAGTATCAAGATACCAACCACTCGCAATATCTCATTGTGAGAGCATTGGCAGATCGTTTTCAGAATATCTGTGTGGTTGGGGATGACGCGCAAAGTATCTATGCATTCCGTGGTGCAAATATCAATAATATCCTGAATTTCCAAAAGGACTATGATGATGTTAAAATGTACCGATTGGAACAGAATTACCGTTCGACCAAAAATATTGTTGGTGCCGCAAATTCGGTGATTGAACATAATAAAACCAAACTCGATAAAATAGTTTGGACCGCAAATGATGTTGGGGAAAAAGTGATCGTCCACAGAGCCATGACTGATGGTGATGAAGGGCGTTACGTAGCCAGTACAATTTGGGAAACCAAAATGAATAATCAACTTCATAACAGCGATTTTGCCCTTTTATATCGGACAAATGCGCAATCTAGAGCGATTGAAGATGCGCTGCGTAAACGTGATATTCCCTATCGGATTTATGGCGGTTTATCTTTTTATCAACGTAAAGAAATTAAAGACGTCACAGCTTATTTGCGTTTAATTTTGAATTCTGCGGATGAAGAAGCTTTAAAACGCGTCATTAATTATCCTGCAAGAGGTATTGGGCAAACAACGGTCGATCGATTGATAGTTGCAGCAAATGCTACAGGAAAAACAATTTATGAAGTTATTAAGGATATTGATTCCATTGCCATCAACATCAATAATGGGACAAAAAATAAGCTTCGTGATTTTGTAACACTTATAGAAAGTTACAAAGTGATGAACCAAACGGCAAATGCGTTTGATCTGGCCGAACATGTAACCAAAACTAGTGGTTTAATTAGAGAACTGGGGAAGGACGGAACACCAGAAGGCGTGACCAAGCTCGATAACGTTCAAGAATTACTAAATGGTATAAAGGACTTTGTGGAAGGCCAAATGGAACTGGCAGATGCTGGCGATTCGTTAGCTGAATTTTTAGAGGATGTGGCTTTGGCGACCGATTTGGATGCTGATAAAGGTGATCCAGACCATGTGGCTCTAATGACCATCCACTTGGCTAAAGGATTGGAATTTGGGCATGTATTTATTGTGGGTATGGAAGAAGATTTATTTCCAAGTGCCATGAGCATGAACACACGTAGCGAATTAGAAGAGGAACGACGATTGTTTTATGTTGCTTTGACGAGAGCCGAAAGACAGGCCTATTTAACCTATACATTGTCCCGATATCGCTGGGGAAAATTGATTGATGCCGAGCCAAGCAGATTCATCGAAGAAATTGATGATGAATTTGTGAATATTACAACACCATTAAAAGAACGTTTTAATCCCATGTTAGACGCCTCCATATTTGGAGATATTGAACCAAATCGTGTAAGATTTGCAAAACCTAAAACTGCGAAAATGTCCAAGAAAAAGACAAAAACTAAGCCTGAAAATTTTGAGATCAGTGCACCGAAAAAAATGAAACCGGTAAGAAAAACGAAGTCAAGTGCATCTGCGAACTTATTTGATTCTAAATTAACCGTCAGTGATGTCGTTAACCATCAACGTTTTGGTAGAGGTGAAGTCATTAAGTTAGAAGGCAAAGGCGCTGATGCCAAGGCGGAAATAAAATTCCAGAATGGTGATACCAAAAAATTATTGCTGCGGTTTGCGAAGCTCGATATTCTTAATACAAAATAA
- a CDS encoding AsmA family protein, which translates to MNQKQKKVGIIIAITLALVILMIVVANLIIENKIASAFEDLPESVKVDYASIDANVLTGNLELVTPSITVNGETTDKTILDAKLNTIKINDISYWDFIFKDKISVEELRIDQLIAKYKHNPVVQNDDYKSGFLDKIKQIIDVEKINITNADLLVTNFDTDSTIMSVPKLNFELNDLLINPNAPKKVKKIDYKDFKLTAKNLKWAINKFDELFADSIRLTSNNATFKNFKLKTKYDRADYSAILKTERDHFYLHIKEVKIADMDFGFSDAERFFFKSKEVRLIAPEAEIYRDKLVADDKTYKPLYGTMLRNLNFELGLNTVEISEGKISYLEKVKSDKKAGRLDFTDMNATIENLGNTYGEEETVINVNTSFMEVSPLEVNWNFKVSDTTDQFIFKADLGYVNAAKMDQFTQPNLNIDFNGELKQTYFTINGNPRTSRVDLKMKYDDFEVVIMQKDGKEKNKFLSTIANLFVSKDSESDKDTYRYGHEEGVERDVTKSVFNFVWINVREGLLSAMTGDGKKKE; encoded by the coding sequence ATGAATCAAAAACAAAAAAAAGTCGGGATTATTATTGCTATAACATTAGCGCTAGTAATACTAATGATTGTTGTAGCAAACCTAATTATAGAAAATAAAATAGCCTCTGCTTTTGAGGATTTACCTGAATCGGTAAAGGTGGATTATGCTTCAATAGATGCCAATGTTTTGACAGGAAATTTAGAATTAGTAACGCCATCAATTACTGTTAATGGCGAAACCACCGATAAAACCATTCTCGATGCGAAACTAAATACCATAAAAATCAATGATATCAGTTATTGGGATTTTATATTTAAGGATAAAATTTCAGTTGAAGAATTAAGAATTGATCAGTTGATAGCAAAATACAAGCATAATCCTGTGGTCCAAAACGACGATTATAAAAGTGGATTTCTAGATAAAATAAAACAAATTATTGATGTCGAAAAAATCAACATTACTAATGCAGACCTTTTAGTGACCAACTTTGATACTGATTCAACAATAATGAGCGTCCCGAAATTGAACTTTGAATTAAATGACCTTCTAATCAATCCAAACGCACCCAAAAAAGTAAAGAAAATTGATTATAAAGATTTCAAATTAACCGCTAAAAACTTGAAATGGGCAATAAACAAATTCGATGAATTATTTGCAGATTCGATACGATTGACCAGTAATAACGCGACTTTTAAAAACTTCAAACTTAAAACTAAATATGACAGAGCTGACTATTCAGCTATTCTAAAAACCGAACGTGATCATTTCTATCTTCATATAAAGGAAGTGAAAATAGCTGATATGGATTTTGGGTTTAGTGATGCAGAACGATTCTTTTTTAAATCAAAAGAAGTCCGTCTGATTGCACCTGAAGCCGAAATATACAGAGATAAACTGGTGGCAGATGACAAAACCTACAAACCTTTATATGGAACAATGTTGAGAAATTTGAATTTTGAATTGGGATTGAATACTGTTGAAATATCAGAAGGAAAAATATCATATTTAGAAAAGGTGAAATCAGATAAAAAAGCAGGAAGACTTGATTTTACAGATATGAACGCTACAATTGAAAACTTAGGAAACACTTATGGCGAAGAGGAAACCGTTATTAACGTAAATACAAGTTTTATGGAAGTTTCGCCTTTGGAAGTCAATTGGAATTTTAAAGTCTCAGATACCACAGATCAGTTTATATTTAAAGCAGATCTTGGTTATGTAAATGCTGCAAAAATGGATCAGTTTACCCAGCCTAATCTTAATATTGATTTTAATGGTGAGTTAAAACAAACGTATTTTACAATTAATGGTAATCCCAGAACTTCACGTGTAGATTTAAAAATGAAATATGACGATTTTGAAGTTGTAATAATGCAAAAAGATGGTAAAGAGAAAAACAAATTTTTATCAACCATAGCCAATTTGTTTGTTTCAAAAGATAGTGAAAGCGATAAAGACACTTACCGTTATGGACATGAGGAAGGTGTGGAACGCGACGTGACAAAATCCGTATTTAATTTTGTATGGATAAATGTGCGGGAAGGTTTGCTTTCTGCAATGACAGGAGATGGTAAGAAAAAGGAATAA
- a CDS encoding DUF7935 family protein codes for MDIDNIIELIFNIAPALVVGAIAYYFFKQHIENENSRRRFLLQKDLQKETFPLRLQAYERMALFLERIAPSKLLTRVHPTSSSKEDYESLLIATIEQEFEHNLSQQIYVSDQCWSITQAAKNATIQLIRKANINEKTDTANKLREVVLTELMDKPAPSNAALSFIKQEVSEMW; via the coding sequence ATGGATATTGATAACATCATAGAACTCATTTTTAATATCGCTCCTGCCCTAGTTGTTGGCGCAATTGCCTATTATTTCTTTAAGCAACATATTGAAAATGAAAACAGCCGAAGACGTTTTCTTTTACAGAAAGATTTACAAAAAGAAACCTTCCCTTTACGTTTACAAGCTTACGAGCGCATGGCTCTTTTTTTAGAGCGCATTGCACCTTCAAAGCTATTGACAAGGGTTCATCCAACCTCTTCCAGTAAAGAAGATTACGAAAGCCTACTCATAGCAACTATTGAGCAAGAATTTGAACATAATTTATCGCAGCAAATCTATGTTAGCGATCAGTGTTGGTCGATAACGCAAGCCGCAAAAAACGCCACTATTCAGTTGATTAGAAAAGCCAACATAAACGAAAAAACGGATACAGCCAACAAACTTCGCGAGGTGGTGCTCACAGAACTTATGGATAAACCTGCACCCAGCAATGCTGCGCTTTCCTTTATTAAACAGGAAGTTAGTGAGATGTGGTAG
- the bshA gene encoding N-acetyl-alpha-D-glucosaminyl L-malate synthase BshA: MKIGIVCYPTFGGSGVVATELGLELSKRGHEIHFITYSQPVRLELLSKNVHFHEVHVPEYPLFLYQPYELALSSKLVDMVKLHGIELLHVHYAIPHAYAAYMAQQMLMDEGVLIPIVTTLHGTDITLVGSHPFYKPAVTFSINKSDAVTSVSASLKEDTMRLFNIKRDIQVIPNFIDLEKYNHNFTDCQREMMAANDERIITHISNFREVKRIPDVIKIFYNIQKELPAKLMMVGEGPEKEAAELLVEELGISNRVVFFGKSHEIDRILCFSDLFLLPSKTESFGLAALEAMASSVPVISTNTGGLSEVNEDGFSGFLSDVGDVKEMSENAVKILSDVDTLNQFKANAKAQSQKFDLRNIVPMYEAIYEETLKSFMVH; encoded by the coding sequence ATGAAAATAGGCATAGTTTGTTACCCAACATTTGGTGGAAGTGGCGTCGTAGCTACGGAATTGGGCTTAGAGCTTTCAAAACGTGGGCACGAGATTCATTTTATAACCTACAGTCAACCCGTACGACTAGAATTGTTGAGTAAGAATGTTCATTTTCATGAAGTGCATGTGCCAGAATATCCATTGTTTTTGTATCAGCCTTATGAGTTGGCTTTATCAAGTAAATTAGTGGATATGGTAAAGTTGCATGGTATTGAATTGCTGCATGTACATTACGCCATTCCTCATGCCTATGCAGCATATATGGCCCAACAGATGCTCATGGACGAAGGGGTTTTAATTCCTATTGTAACGACGTTGCATGGCACTGATATTACTTTAGTTGGAAGTCATCCATTTTACAAACCAGCTGTCACTTTCAGTATCAATAAATCTGATGCTGTAACTTCTGTGTCGGCAAGTTTGAAGGAAGACACGATGCGTTTGTTTAATATTAAAAGAGACATCCAGGTCATTCCTAATTTTATAGATTTAGAAAAATATAATCATAATTTTACAGATTGCCAGCGCGAAATGATGGCAGCTAATGATGAACGCATTATAACACATATAAGTAATTTTAGGGAGGTCAAAAGAATTCCTGATGTCATTAAGATTTTTTATAATATCCAAAAAGAATTACCGGCAAAATTGATGATGGTAGGCGAAGGACCTGAAAAAGAAGCTGCAGAGTTATTGGTTGAGGAATTGGGGATTTCCAATCGTGTTGTTTTCTTTGGGAAAAGTCATGAAATAGATCGAATTCTATGTTTTAGTGACCTATTCTTATTGCCATCAAAAACCGAAAGTTTTGGTTTGGCAGCACTTGAGGCCATGGCCAGTAGTGTCCCAGTTATTTCTACCAATACGGGTGGATTGTCTGAAGTAAACGAAGATGGATTTTCAGGTTTTTTAAGTGATGTTGGAGATGTGAAGGAGATGTCTGAAAATGCTGTCAAAATACTTTCAGATGTTGATACATTAAATCAATTCAAAGCCAACGCAAAAGCACAATCCCAAAAATTCGACTTAAGGAATATCGTACCAATGTATGAGGCGATTTATGAGGAAACTTTAAAGTCGTTTATGGTACATTGA